The following are from one region of the Streptomyces decoyicus genome:
- a CDS encoding ATP nucleotide 3'-pyrophosphokinase — translation MNTHRTARRLVTRAATAAALATALGLGAVPAATATGPSAAAPSVRPADTDPDGSWHQDGLRLKAADNKKVDAFVLRARRAERAISPGVRAAARISHADLIGFDQRLKSPDSLKRKVATSMQESPGRSVDTSLGMINDAVRFTLQWPADQYSQGVHTAAGLLSAWGNDSTRWANTWNRTAGYKAINSAWRAPRSHQLFEVQFHTPESKAAQLETHKLYEEQRLPGTPRERVRELQEQQNAIFAAVPVPPGAERLTAPDRRLPAPDPARRLPAPAHAPAA, via the coding sequence ATGAACACCCACCGCACCGCCCGCCGCCTCGTCACCCGGGCCGCGACGGCCGCCGCACTGGCCACCGCGCTCGGCCTGGGCGCCGTCCCCGCCGCGACCGCCACCGGCCCGTCCGCCGCGGCGCCCTCCGTACGCCCCGCAGACACCGACCCCGACGGCAGCTGGCACCAGGACGGGCTGCGTCTGAAGGCCGCCGACAACAAGAAGGTGGACGCCTTCGTCCTCCGCGCCCGGCGGGCCGAGCGTGCCATCAGCCCCGGGGTACGCGCGGCCGCCCGGATCAGCCATGCCGACCTGATCGGGTTCGACCAGCGGCTGAAGTCGCCCGACTCGCTCAAGCGCAAGGTCGCCACCTCGATGCAGGAGTCACCGGGGCGGTCGGTGGACACCTCGCTCGGCATGATCAACGACGCGGTCCGCTTCACCCTCCAGTGGCCCGCCGACCAGTACAGCCAGGGCGTCCACACCGCGGCCGGGCTGCTGTCCGCGTGGGGCAACGACTCCACCCGCTGGGCCAACACCTGGAACCGGACCGCCGGCTACAAGGCGATCAACTCCGCCTGGCGCGCGCCCCGCTCCCACCAGCTCTTCGAGGTCCAGTTCCACACCCCCGAGAGCAAGGCCGCCCAGCTGGAGACCCACAAGCTGTACGAGGAGCAGCGGCTGCCGGGCACTCCCCGGGAGAGGGTGCGGGAACTTCAGGAGCAGCAGAACGCGATCTTCGCGGCGGTGCCGGTGCCTCCGGGCGCCGAGCGGCTGACCGCCCCGGACCGCCGGCTGCCGGCCCCGGACCCGGCACGCCGGCTCCCCGCCCCGGCTCACGCCCCGGCCGCCTGA
- a CDS encoding carboxymuconolactone decarboxylase family protein, protein MDARMKNPAVVLPEAMQPLLDVVKATRQGGVPETTLELVHLRASQINGCSFCVDGGVKSARKAGMSDDQLFAVAAWREAPYFSDAERAALALTEAATRLADSSDPVPDHVWDDAADHFDERQLSAIILTIGVTNLFNRLNATTKQPAGAGW, encoded by the coding sequence ATGGACGCACGGATGAAGAACCCCGCGGTGGTCCTCCCCGAGGCCATGCAGCCCCTCCTCGACGTGGTCAAGGCCACCCGTCAGGGCGGGGTGCCGGAGACCACGCTGGAGCTGGTGCATCTGCGCGCGAGCCAGATCAACGGCTGCAGCTTCTGCGTCGACGGGGGCGTGAAGAGTGCCCGGAAGGCGGGCATGAGCGATGACCAGCTGTTCGCGGTCGCGGCCTGGCGGGAGGCGCCGTACTTCTCGGACGCCGAGCGTGCCGCCCTGGCACTCACCGAGGCGGCCACCCGGCTCGCCGACAGCTCCGACCCGGTGCCGGACCATGTCTGGGATGACGCCGCCGACCACTTCGACGAGCGGCAGCTGTCGGCGATCATCCTGACGATCGGTGTCACCAACCTCTTCAACCGGCTCAATGCGACCACCAAGCAGCCCGCGGGTGCGGGCTGGTAA
- a CDS encoding GNAT family N-acetyltransferase, with the protein MKSVNTPPANRPLPAVELRVPTEEDAMNWHRVFNDPDVMEFHGGVPAELSVYEELAARQRRHHAELGFCLFTLLDPADGAVIGFTGAQPWPRDWGPVGEIEIGWRLGRAYWGKGYATAAARTALEAVRTAGVRHVVAMVDARNERSIAVTRRLGMRQAETVITPQGKQTAYCHRLDV; encoded by the coding sequence GTGAAGTCTGTGAACACCCCGCCCGCGAACCGGCCGCTCCCCGCCGTCGAGCTGCGCGTGCCCACCGAGGAGGACGCGATGAACTGGCACCGGGTCTTCAACGACCCGGATGTCATGGAGTTCCACGGTGGCGTACCCGCCGAACTCTCCGTATACGAGGAGCTCGCCGCGCGCCAGCGCAGACACCACGCGGAGCTGGGATTCTGCCTGTTCACGCTGCTGGATCCGGCGGACGGCGCGGTCATCGGCTTCACCGGCGCCCAGCCGTGGCCGCGGGACTGGGGCCCGGTGGGCGAGATCGAGATCGGCTGGCGGCTCGGCCGCGCGTACTGGGGCAAGGGCTACGCCACGGCCGCGGCGCGGACGGCGCTGGAGGCCGTGCGCACGGCCGGGGTGCGCCATGTGGTCGCCATGGTGGATGCGCGCAACGAGCGGTCGATCGCGGTGACCCGGCGGCTGGGGATGCGGCAGGCGGAGACGGTGATCACGCCGCAGGGAAAGCAGACGGCGTACTGCCATCGGCTGGATGTGTGA